A region of uncultured Carboxylicivirga sp. DNA encodes the following proteins:
- the pheS gene encoding phenylalanine--tRNA ligase subunit alpha: MLDRINQLVEEIKSLAASSAEEAEKLRIKYLSKKGLVSQLFDEFKTIPNDQKREVGKVLNILKTQTLDKINELKDSFAASTNSSVGVDLTLPGTSAELGSRHPLSIVKNEIVEIFARLGFNVAEGPEIEDDYHVFTALNFPPEHPARDMQDTFFIATNPDVLLRTHTSSVQVRVMEKTQPPIRAIFPGRVFRNEAISARAHCIFHQVEGLYIDENVSFADLKQTLLYFAKEMFGPETKIRLRPSYFPFTEPSAEMDISCSLCGGKGCNVCKYTGWVEILGCGMVDPEVLEASNIDSKKYTGFAFGMGIERITMLKYQIKDIRLFFENDKRFLDQFKSAQI; the protein is encoded by the coding sequence ATGTTAGATAGGATCAATCAATTAGTTGAGGAAATTAAAAGTCTGGCTGCCAGTTCGGCAGAAGAGGCTGAAAAACTGAGGATAAAGTATTTGAGTAAGAAAGGTTTGGTTTCCCAATTATTTGATGAGTTTAAAACTATACCCAACGATCAGAAACGTGAAGTGGGTAAGGTGCTTAACATCTTAAAAACACAGACTCTCGACAAAATCAATGAATTAAAGGATTCTTTCGCCGCATCAACCAATAGTTCTGTAGGTGTAGATTTAACTCTACCTGGCACATCAGCTGAACTTGGTAGTCGTCATCCTCTTTCAATTGTAAAAAACGAGATTGTTGAGATTTTTGCACGATTGGGATTTAATGTTGCCGAAGGTCCGGAAATAGAAGATGATTACCATGTGTTTACAGCACTTAATTTCCCGCCAGAACACCCGGCAAGGGATATGCAGGATACTTTTTTCATTGCAACCAATCCTGATGTGTTACTTCGTACGCACACCTCATCGGTGCAGGTACGTGTTATGGAAAAAACACAGCCTCCAATTCGAGCTATTTTCCCTGGTAGAGTATTTCGTAACGAAGCCATTTCAGCTCGTGCTCACTGTATCTTCCATCAGGTAGAAGGTTTATATATTGACGAAAATGTTTCGTTTGCCGATTTGAAGCAAACCTTATTGTATTTTGCCAAAGAAATGTTCGGACCAGAAACAAAGATCAGACTTCGTCCGTCCTATTTCCCTTTTACTGAACCATCAGCTGAGATGGATATCTCATGTTCATTGTGTGGTGGCAAAGGATGTAACGTTTGTAAATATACCGGATGGGTTGAAATTCTGGGATGTGGAATGGTTGATCCTGAAGTATTGGAAGCAAGTAACATCGATAGTAAGAAATATACCGGATTTGCATTTGGTATGGGAATCGAGCGTATTACCATGCTAAAATACCAGATCAAGGATATCAGACTGTTTTTTGAGAATGATAAAAGATTTCTGGATCAGTTCAAATCTGCTCAGATATAA
- a CDS encoding OsmC family protein, with the protein MKSTVNLKWTGNMSWETELFGHKLVLDAAPENGGEDKGPRPKPLMLTALAGCTGMDVVSILKKMRVEFEDLQVIVEGDMTEEHPKYYEKMHVIYQFKGKDLPMDKLQKAVNMSEEKYCGVSALYKKAIPLTTEIRIVE; encoded by the coding sequence ATGAAAAGTACGGTAAATTTAAAGTGGACAGGTAACATGTCCTGGGAAACAGAATTGTTTGGTCATAAATTGGTTTTGGATGCTGCTCCTGAAAATGGAGGTGAAGATAAGGGGCCACGACCAAAGCCTCTTATGTTAACTGCTTTGGCTGGTTGCACTGGTATGGATGTGGTTAGTATTTTAAAAAAGATGCGTGTGGAATTTGAAGATCTACAAGTGATTGTAGAAGGAGACATGACCGAAGAGCATCCTAAATACTACGAAAAAATGCATGTAATTTATCAGTTTAAGGGTAAAGATTTACCAATGGATAAATTACAAAAGGCGGTTAATATGTCTGAAGAAAAGTATTGTGGAGTTTCCGCTTTGTACAAAAAAGCCATTCCTCTTACAACCGAAATACGGATTGTAGAATAA
- a CDS encoding Crp/Fnr family transcriptional regulator — protein sequence MKSIQNVPFNEDIDLLSYDIFHGLNEEELEMLSQSMSCSHHKRGNILYHEGSRINGTYIVIKGILKIYKTGFDGKEQIIRFAKNGDLIGFRSIISDELACTTAKVVNEALLCYLPGELLTNLIKVNSEFAMSLMKLTCRELGESNKFLTDIAQKTVRERLAEVLLLLMDTFDLDEDNTLQISLTREELANMVGTATESVIRLLSEFKTDKLIELNGRKIKLLNIPKLIKIGNVYI from the coding sequence ATGAAAAGCATACAAAATGTGCCTTTTAACGAAGATATTGACCTTCTTTCATATGATATCTTTCACGGATTGAATGAAGAAGAGCTTGAGATGTTGTCTCAATCAATGAGCTGCTCTCACCATAAACGCGGTAATATTCTTTATCACGAAGGAAGCCGGATCAATGGCACTTATATTGTGATTAAGGGAATATTAAAGATTTATAAAACCGGTTTTGATGGGAAAGAGCAAATTATTCGTTTCGCAAAAAACGGTGATTTAATCGGATTTCGCTCAATCATCAGTGACGAGTTGGCTTGTACAACTGCCAAAGTGGTAAATGAAGCACTTTTATGTTACCTGCCGGGGGAATTACTAACCAATTTAATTAAGGTTAATTCTGAATTTGCAATGTCGTTAATGAAACTGACATGCCGCGAGTTGGGAGAATCCAACAAATTCCTTACTGATATTGCTCAGAAAACAGTAAGAGAAAGATTGGCCGAAGTATTATTGCTTTTGATGGATACTTTTGATCTGGACGAAGACAATACCCTTCAAATTTCATTGACTCGTGAAGAATTGGCTAATATGGTTGGTACAGCTACCGAATCTGTCATTCGCTTACTATCGGAATTCAAAACCGATAAATTAATCGAACTAAACGGACGTAAAATCAAGCTTTTGAATATTCCTAAGTTGATTAAGATTGGTAATGTATACATTTAA
- the larC gene encoding nickel insertion protein: protein MQLVIDPTGGVAGDMFAAALISAGADEKLMIDAMLLAARKIGDASIEVKTTDDGAKRLTMQVEHHHGHLSGHKAYHLLEHIFEDLKIEGLYRDFGFKALDILVKAEIRAHKENTFLTDHIHSHTHHNHNHDHDHSHSHHHDHDHPHEDAYLHEAQDILIDITGAAYGLQLLNSPTEAVLTNAVSWGGGHITFSHGHMPVPAPATKIIFDTNELPGVMGPIDVELCTPTGSSILAALKVKTVSEIKGEIINTGISRGGKDLPIPPLKIEIRK, encoded by the coding sequence ATGCAATTAGTAATTGATCCTACCGGCGGTGTAGCTGGTGATATGTTTGCTGCAGCGCTAATATCGGCAGGAGCAGATGAGAAATTAATGATTGACGCAATGCTTTTGGCCGCTCGCAAGATTGGAGATGCCTCCATTGAAGTGAAAACAACAGATGATGGAGCAAAACGTTTGACGATGCAGGTGGAACACCATCATGGTCATTTATCAGGGCATAAGGCGTATCACTTGCTTGAACATATATTCGAAGATTTGAAAATTGAGGGTCTTTATCGTGATTTTGGATTTAAGGCATTGGATATTCTGGTGAAAGCAGAAATCAGAGCACATAAGGAGAATACTTTTCTGACTGATCATATTCATTCTCATACGCATCATAATCATAATCATGATCATGATCACAGTCATTCCCATCATCACGATCACGATCATCCTCATGAAGATGCTTATTTACATGAAGCTCAGGATATTTTAATTGATATTACAGGTGCTGCCTATGGTTTGCAACTGTTGAACTCCCCAACCGAAGCTGTGTTAACAAATGCTGTAAGCTGGGGTGGTGGACACATCACCTTTTCGCATGGACATATGCCTGTGCCGGCTCCAGCTACAAAGATCATCTTTGATACTAATGAACTTCCCGGAGTAATGGGGCCCATTGATGTTGAATTGTGTACTCCAACGGGTTCATCAATTTTAGCTGCTCTGAAAGTAAAAACAGTTTCTGAGATAAAAGGAGAGATTATAAACACCGGAATATCAAGAGGAGGAAAAGACTTACCCATTCCACCTTTGAAAATTGAGATCAGGAAATAA